The following proteins are co-located in the Meleagris gallopavo isolate NT-WF06-2002-E0010 breed Aviagen turkey brand Nicholas breeding stock chromosome 13, Turkey_5.1, whole genome shotgun sequence genome:
- the LOC100538539 gene encoding cytochrome b-c1 complex subunit Rieske, mitochondrial gives MGNSQPSLNLSGALMRNFKKSSPWDMSEVKELPFHIVFLAAPASVRYVHNDVTVPDFSAYRREDVLDATTSSQSSSEERKGFSYLVTATACVATAYAAKNVVTQFISSLSASADVLALSKIEIKLSDIPEGKNMAFKWRGKPLFVRHRTQAEINQEAEVDVSKLRDPQHDLDRVKKPEWVILVGVCTHLGCVPIANSGDFGGYYCPCHGSHYDASGRIRKGPAPYNLEVPTYEFVGDDLVIVG, from the exons ATGGGCAATTCACAGCCTTCACTGAACCTCAGTGGGGCTCTCATGAGAAACTTCAAAAAGTCATCACCCTGGGACATGTCAGAAG TGAAAGAGTTGCCAtttcatattgtttttcttgcagCGCCTGCCAGTGTGCGTTATGTCCACAATGATGTCACGGTCCCTGACTTCTCTGCCTATCGCCGTGAAGATGTGCTAGATGCCACAACGTcctctcagagcagcagtgaagaaagaaaagggttTTCCTACTTGGTGACTGCAACAGCATGCGTAGCTACTGCATATGCTGCTAAGAATGTTGTCACCCAGTTTATTTCCAGCCTCAGTGCTTCTGCTGACGTGCTAGCATTGTCAAAGATTGAGATCAAGCTATCTGACATTCCAGAAGGCAAAAACATGGCTTTCAAGTGGAGAGGAAAACCCCTCTTTGTGCGTCACAGAACCCAAGCCGAGATTAATCAGGAAGCTGAAGTTGATGTGTCTAAGCTGAGAGACCCACAGCACGATTTAGACAGAGTAAAGAAACCGGAATGGGTCATATTAGTAGGAGTCTGCACTCATCTTGGTTGTGTACCAATTGCTAACTCTGGAGATTTTGGTGGTTATTATTGCCCTTGCCATGGGTCCCATTATGATGCCTCTGGCAGAATCAGGAAAGGTCCTGCCCCCTATAACCTGGAGGTTCCAACCTACGAGTTTGTTGGTGATGATTTAGTTATTGTTGGCTGA